TAGGTTACTCGAGTCCATGGACCAGCCTCCTTCTTGATCCAAAGGTCAGATTGGTTTATAAAGCGGTAGagtaataataatactactGACATTCGCTAACAGCGTTTCCACTTGCACGTTCCTATTGCGCAGGCTCCTGAAATCCTCCCATGGAATGTAATCTGGCCAACACCTGCAATGGAGCCAGTGTAATATCACGTAATGCAATTAACTAATATCACTGTGCTCCGGCACGTCTTGTGTTTGACAGGAAAAGAGTATAGCCTTGACTACCACAGCGAGAGAGGCTACACTGCAGCAGCAATGAATTCAGTCACCTAAAAAGTGCAGAGCTTGAGGAGAGATGACACAATATGTTCATTAAAGGGAACATCAGCACGGACAGGTAGACATGCTTTCTGTTAACTACCTCCccctacctcacacacacacacacatagagagagagagagggcgcgtGTGCGCGGCCTATTTTGAGACTTTTTTTTAAGATAACAGGTCTACAGACATGGCCAGAAATAATGAGCGTGTGAGCGTGTTTTTTTTGGAGATTTCTCCCTTTTATTTATAGTCAACACTGTTTTATACAAAGAGACAGAAGAATATAGCTTAGcagttattttcacatataCCGCGTCAGTATATCGTTATCTTTAAGTATTGTGAAATAGGCCTATCTCGTTAATGAAATTATTGTTGTCATTTTAGAACATTGTTTTctctctatacaaaacatagtaaGCGAAACGGGTTTTCGTCACATATTTACACAATCTGTACAAGTATTAACTGTGTGGTTATACCTCAAATAAAATGACAATtgtctaaaaaaaagaaagaccttGTTAGAAATATGCACTAGACACAAGAGGAAAAACGTAGGCTAAAGATCTCGGTTCTTTGATCAGATTAAAATGGGACAAACACCCTAAATCAGTCCCTGCCATAACGATCAAATTCCTTAGGTTATATGGTTTAGGAAAACGGCAGACGTTATTAACAACAGAGGTTACTTCAAATTGTGACAttctaaatattttattaaaatgtattgtaaaaggggagatgttttttttgtatttacaaAATTCAGACGCCACAAGAGACAACCGTACACGCCTCACTCGCACTCTCTCACATGCGCGCGGGCATACACAGAGGTAATCAAGCATGTGAATTCAGGCACATACTATTTAAGAAGGGGCATACAGTACTGAAAAAACAGAGTAAGCTCATTGTGGCGAAGCAAGTGCTGTGAGTGCCGGCTACTACCGTGTCTTCATCATCCCACAAAACGTCCATTTTAAACAGGAAGAAATAAGTGAGAATAGTTTCAAAAAGGAAACAAATCTATTTCCCTGTCCAAGTCACCGCTACTAGGCTACACATTGGGGCGTCTCACACTCCACCTACATGTTATATACGATATTAGTATCAGATATGGACAGAAGCCGCTGCGTCGtccttcttttccctctctcggTCTTGGCCTCGCTCTCTGCTATGCGCGGATGTGAGTATCGGGTTCCTAGCAATTGAGGAGTAACTTCTTATGTCGACCACTAGGATACAAATCCCAACCATGGCACTAGTGTTAAAACCGGAGCTAATGTGGCAGAGGCTAGTCTCTGCTAAATATCAACACCTTTCCTTTACGCGCGCTTTGCGCACATGGAATTTCGGACCGCTGTGACGTGTTTGGTCAGTGGGTGGTGGGATACAATGTCCTTGTTCTGTTTTTTAAACGCTAAAACCTTTCCAGTGGTAGTAAACAAAAGTGAACCACCTCAATATTTGGCGCCACTTGTTATGTCGGACTAAATGCGAGTTAGCCAAGGTCAAGGGAGGCAGTGGTGGGCCTACTTTACGCcatgtgaaaaataaaataaattataaaaaaagcAAGCAAAAAATGTCTTGGAAATGTGTAAACCATATTAGCACTCatacacattttgtaaattacATCAGTTGCAATCAAAGAAAAAATGTCCAATTCTCAAAGTTCATGACATTGTCAAAAGAAAAAACTGCACTCAATTAAGACAAGAATGGGAAATAAAAATGGACGAATACGCATGCCCTTCATAACACTACTCACAGTAAGACATAAATCATCCATCGGCTGCTCAGTCATAATGCTTAATGCACCGAATGTTTTCTAAAAGTTCACATATATTCATAGTGAAGATAATCTACACAAATATACCCAACCAAAATTATAAACATTGTGCTTGTAAATTGGAAATAAAAACCTGGTTTGATTCATTTAATAGTATACATTTACAGAAAATTTCGAACAAATACAGGTGTGTAGTTTATACAACAAACTTCAAGTGAAGTTTTGCTCAGCCTACACGTCAAAGGAACAGACAAGAAAACGTCATTAGAAAGGTAAGTAGCTGTGACGCCAAATGATAATCTACCTGGATATCTTTATGTGTTCGTAAGTGGCATTGAGGTTGACCATCAATTCATTTGAAAGGGGTGGGGTATTAATGTGAAATAGGACTATCATTTCTCAGCATTTCTATCTAGTTGTTTGGTGCTTGTCTTTTCCCTCACGTATTCCACTGAAGAGTCAACCTTTCCTTGGTGCAAAAGTTGTATTGGACGTGAATGAAGAGGAAATTATCATCAAAATTCAACCATCTCAATCATATCATATATAAATTTGGAAAATGTATATTTATAATTTCAGGGAGAAGAGAGACACATCTGAACAGTGTTGCATGCTCGGAATTCTCCACAAAtctcattttaaatgttaaatggcGTTAAATGGCTTTGAGGACAGAATATAGTCTGGGCTCCAGTGCTATGCTACTTCAAGTGCATCCTGCACTTGCAATCCATATGTATCTTTGGGTATAAACAGTTTTCTTTTATCAAATCACAATCAGTGAGCCTACAAATATGTTATCATGGTGAGTTAATATCATAAGCAGAGTGACACATCAAATTGTTCAACCAGTCAAGTGTGACCAGAGACGTAGGCTAATACATATCAGATTATTCCATTAAAATATGCAGTTGATGGATCCTATGTGACAGAAGTCAGTCATGACAGACATCCCCCCATTGCCATGGAAACAAATACTGACAGGCATATCGCGGATTCTGTGACTTCTCCCCCTCTGGTAAATTTAGGCTTGGTGTTACATCCAGACTGTCTTAGAGCTGTGTAAAgctgaagagaagaggggaaataatatatttacatttaaaggtgcagtcctcGATGACAACCTAATCTATTATGTATTTTTGTCAAAGCCATTGAAATTTTCACATTAAACTTAACAGTCCATCCAATTTGTGTGCTCAAGACACTCCAGTAGTGCTAAACTGCCCTGATGGAAACAAAGTGGTTGTGGACCAAGCTGTATACCATCCCAGCCAATCAGCACATTGTTTCCGGTACACGGAAGAGAGTGGTGTGATTTGATTGGCTATTGAGCTCAAATAACAACATTTCACTAGAATCAAGGACTGCACCTTTAACAAAACAGTGGAAGTTGACACACATAGATTTGTCACACCCTGTTAAGCTATATCGTTTAACTTTTTATACCTCCTGATAACTCCCCAGGAGCCTGGAGCATTTCCAAATGTCGTTGATAAAGAACCGGGTATAAAAGGCAACAAAAAGATGGGTTATTTATTTCTGGGATCAAAGGTGCAGAAAGTCTGGAAACAAAAGGGGGCCCTGTGATTAAGTACCAACTCTGTCCTCTCCAGTATGTCTACGTAGACCGATATTCTGTTCCTATGTTGGATGTAGTAGATGGGTTTTTTTTGTACAATGGTATTTAAAATGGAGGCAATAACAGTTTGGGAATGACTCAATTTTCAATATACCAGTATTAGTGTTAACCAGCAgccattaggcctactgtagtgGCACTCTTGAAATTTATTTATGTACCGGtatatattaattataatatatatacctATACTCTATGTATTTGGGTGGGGGAGAGTGAACTGGGAATCAGAGTAATACCAATACCTCATGGCATGGGACTCGGGCCCATGTGGTTACCATGGCAACATCATCTGTCCAAACTAGTGTTGTAAGACTCTGGTAAGGCACATCATGTGCAGTAATTCCTCTAAAAACCAATTGTCTACTAACAAACACTCCGTGGGaaaacagataaaaaaaactaacagtaataataataattggtattaataattattattattattacatttcaAAAATCTTACGTCTTTTTTGCAAATCATGCctttcacatacattacacatcaccccaaaaaacataaaaaaagaaacatggattatcaataatcataatcataataatgctaataataatcataataactATAATAATAAAGAACTCCAAAAGGGAAAAACGAAGTCAACGTTGTCCTCAAGCTTAGcagaataaatgaaaacagcaagCCTGTGACATGTTTGTGCTAACATAAAAGCACCTACAGTACAGATATGTAACAGCGCAAAATATTTATAACTCAAGCCCAAACTGAACATCATAAAACAGTAATCATATTTAATATAATTTCTTTTTAAACAATATTATCAACAGTTATTGTGAGTGTTACCCTGTTACTTCAATACAGTAAAGTAGTTTTTCTCGATCAATCGTGATTGTACCATGTTCCCATAGCAAGCTAGGCAGGAGATCAAACCTTTGATTTGGTGTAAAGAACAGGTGAAAGAGAGacgaaagaaaagaaaaaagaaaaaaaacgagaggtatcccctctttctctctctccgtctctccagTGAGAAGGGTGGTCCTGTTCTTCTCCTCCAACACAGTACGTGAGGTCCGTCAGAACAACGCAGCGACGCGACGCCGGACGTGTAGGAAGCGCTGGCCCCCTATCTCGCTAAAAAACGAAAAGAataatgaaacaaaaacaagaaagcAACGCAAGAAACAAAGGGGACATTGTCTCCTCCAAGTCTCGTCAGTCCAGAGTGTcttgattaattgattaattcATTAATCCCATTTCCTAACTCCTGAAGTTGTCACAGTGTCTCTTTGTCGCCACCTGGTCTTgctcagtctgtctctctctctctctcctccgctctgtcttttatttgtctctctctctctttctccctctttctcttgtgTTCCCTCTATCTCTGGCCttattattttcaaaataaaaaaggaacaaataaaaagaaataaaaatcctGTCTGTCCGTCCGTCCGTTCGTTCGTTCGTCCGTTCACCCGTTTCTCAGTTCTCGCCGCGTGGCCCGGTCAAAGTCCGTCAGACGTCCGACTCGATGCTGGACAGCTTCACCATTACCGCGTGACGTTGGTGGAGCCAAGAAGCGCCCCCGCTGCCCCCTGCCCACGCCAGCGTCCCCTCGCCCGACAGCAGTTTGTTGTTGCCCGCCGACACCACCCCGACCTGGTGGTTCCCCATGGGGCCCCCCAAGCACATGTCCTTGGGGTAGCGGCCGCCAGGGCCCATGTTGGACAGGACCCCGGCGGCGGCGGACGCCGGCAAGTACGACGTGACGCCCATGGGGCTCCGGAAGTCGGTGCGGCTGTTGTTGAGGAGTGGCTGAGGCGGTTGCTGGGGCAACGCCTGCTGGGGCTGCGGCTGTTGCTGCGGCGACGGCGacgactgctgctgctgcggctgctgctgcgGATTTTTCACGTAGTACGAGTGGCCGTGGCTGTGGCCGTGCAAGAGGCACTGGTCGTCGCCGAACGTCGGGATGAAGGGGTTCTGGCTCACCTTATCTGGGTAGAGAGATTTAGACAAGGAGTAAGTCCCCGACCCTcgagcaccaccaccaccaccaccaccaccaaatccACCACCCAGCCCTCGTTCCCTCTCCCCGCTCCCGGCTTCGCGGGAGGTCGGCGCCCCCGACCGAAGCTTGGAAGCAGCTCCCGCCCGGCTTCGGTCAGACAGGCTGAACGACGAGCCGCCGGCCTTCCCCCGATCCCTGCCCAGGAAGGAGGATCCACTCTCCCGGTCGCCCCGTTCGGCGGCGTAGCGCTCGAACATCTGCGTGTACGGGCTGGGGCCCTCCAGGAAGCGCTCTTTGTCTTTCAGGCTCCGCGGCCACCCAGGGGCGGGGCCGGGCCGACCccctacctcctcctcctcctccaccgtccccacctcctccccatcCGCCCCCGAATCCACCACCACTGCCCCCTCGGCCCGCCCCTTCCTTCTGCAACTCCACAAAGGTGTCGTAGGAGTGCTGGCGGCGCAGCACCCTGCCGCCCGGCCCGAACTTGCGGCGCtggacaccaccaccactggcggcggcggcggcggccgtCTGGTTGGCGGCGCGGCGCGACTGGTTGAAGTCCTCGCTGATGTTGTACAGGTTGCCCGGCTGCTTCTTGCAGGACTCGCAGCGCTTGCAGGAGGCCGAGGTCGGTCGGctaccccccccaccaccaccgctgccgccgcctctttctctctctcgctctctttctcctcctcctcctcctccccccgaTCACTCCCCCCATCCCTGGGTACCCTGCGCCCACTCCCATGACCCCATGCAGAACCATCGCCTtccccccaccacctcctcctcctcctcctcctcctcctcctccctatgGCTGTGGCAGTTGCGACACTCCCAGTCACCTCCCGCCAAGCCGCCCACCCCCAAGCTCTTTTCCCAGCATGCATGAGGCCCCGGAGGGACCGACGAAGAtccgccacctcctcctcctcctcctcctccaccaccaaccTTCGTCCCCTCCGTCTTCTTGCTTTTACCTTTCAGGAAATCCTCCACGGGCACAAGACTGGCGTtcgcccctcctcctcctcctcctcctcctcctcctactccacctctctctcctacgCCTCCGTCGTTCAGATCCATGTGCTCCCACGGCGACACGGACTCCTTGGCACGGAACTGGTCCACGTAGAAGTCGCGGAAGTCCCGTCCGCCTCCGCTCTCCTTGTCCTGGCCGCGGTACAGGTAGGATGTGGACGAGTGGTTGCCCTTGGCGCTGGCGCTGCGCTCCAGGGGCGGCGAGACGGACCGCCGTCCGTGGTGGCCGTGGCCGTGGCGACCCCCGTGGTGACCGCCGccgtgctggtggtggtggatggtgtggtggtggtgctgccgCCGGCGGAAGCCGAAGTCCGTGTCGGCGTCCTGCTCGCGGCGCAGCTTGGCCGAGGCCGGCCGGCGCCGGAGGCTGTCGTGGTACTGCTGCTTGCGTCGCTTGGCGTTGCCCTCCAGGTTGCCGTAGGTGACCGTGTGCGTGGAGATGTCCGACGTGTCGGAGCGAACGTTGCCGTCGTCCCCGCCTGaccctgccccccctccccctcccctcctccgctGCAGTAACGCTCATGTCCGGCCAGGAAGTTCGAGCTCCCGGCGCCCCCTTGGATGGTGACCCGTACAGGCCGGGGAGCGCCCTTTGAACCCCGGCTCACAGTGGGTCTGGTGCCCGGCGATCAGGTCAAACTTactcccccctccacctcctcctcccaccccacctcctcctccacctcctccgcgCTGTGTCATGGACTGTCGTGGCTGCGTGGTGAAAATGGGCGCCACCCCTCCCCCGAGACTGTCGCTATCGAACATGCCTCCCCCATCCAGCGAGGTGGTGCTGCCTAAGCTATGCGGCCGCGCGAGGGCCAGGGGAGCCGACATACCCAGAGGCAGGCCGGCCGGGCCCCCGACCgaaccctgctgctgctgctgcggctgccCCTGCAGcccctggtggtggtggtggtggtggtggtggtggtgctgcaggTAGTGGTCCTGGTACAGGTTGGTGTCCTTCAGGTGGAGGTTGCCGAAAGTCCGGTCCACGTCGGCGAACAGGCCGTCCTCGGGTAGGTAGGGCGGCGGGGGCTTGCAGTCGGGGTGCCCGCCGACCCCGACCCCGACGACCCCTGGGCCGAGGCTGCGGCGGTGCTCAGCGGCGTCAGATGGAGGACTTCAGCGGTGCGGCTGTGGGCGGCGCGGTCGGGTCGAGATGCGGCCGATGGAAACCCGTTAGACGCCGGGCACCGAGGTCATGCTCTTGGCGGTGCGCAGCAGGCGCAGGATGTTGGAGTGCGTGTTGCTCATGCTGGCGTTCATGGTGGCCGAGGGCGAGTGCAGCGCAGAGCTCTTCTCCTCCTCGATCTGAACGCCGTGGATGCAGCTGTAGATGCcctgtgggggagagggggagagagagcagagagcagcatggagagagagagagagagggagagaaagagagagagacagggagggagagaaagagagatggagacagagagggagagaaagagagagagagacagggagggagagaaagagagatggagacagagagagacagagagagaaagagagagagacagagagacagagagggagagaaagagagatggagacagagagggagagaaagagatcatTTAATGTTTTGTGCAGCGTTAAAATCACATATCCCTTGCATGGAGTATTTTAGCTGGGGCtacgccagagagagagagagagtgtgagagagtgtgagagatggaGGCAGGCAGAACAAGATGGCAGGCCACAGAGGCTGAAGCACTACATTACAGACTGACTAATGAGTTCATTACTACTGCACATCATACTGAGCACTCCGCtgtcacacacgcgcacacacacacacacgcacacacacacacgcacaacagctacacacattctcatgcatgcacacacacacacacaaacacacactcacaccccatatacacacatttacatacagtccaacacacacacatagataaacATTGCATGCAGACtctaaatacacatacactctaacatatatgaatgtaaatacatacacacacacacaaacgcatacatacatacaaacattaaTCTTACAATGTTTTATCTAAGGAGGAAGGGGAGGCATGGAAAGAgttatagatagataaatagatagatagatagattgatagatagacagatagagtgatagatagatagataaataaatagacagacagacagacagacagagaaagaggagggtgaaagagtgagagcaaAGGGGACCTGGACAGACAGGGCGAGATGGAGCACTTGATTAGGGCAGGAACAACACATGATTGACGAGGACAGGCCGGCGACGCACGACGACTGTGGTTTTCAAAGCGACGGTCGATGGTTTCGATCGACGAGATTAAAATTCAGCTGAGATCATCACGGAGTTTCTTTGCCTTtccctaactctctctctctctctctctctcacagacacacacacacacagacacactccctctctctctgtctcttcctctgctGACATACCCAGTCCATCAGCCCTGTCACTCACAGATGAAAGTGCAGTTTGATGCACCTCTCTAGATTAAGATTATTATGGCGTTTTTCTTCTCTGTTCATTCATCTCTCTAGATTAAGATTATTGTGGCATTTCTCATCTTTTTTCATTCATCTCTCTAAATTAAGATTATTGTGGCGTTTCTCTTCTCTGTTCATTAATTTCTCTAGATTAAGATTATTATGGCGTTTCTCTTCTCTGTTCATTGTCCCAACAGTGCTTGGCAAgaatgggtgggggtggggatgctCTAAACACTGTTTGTACAATTCATTAGAGTATGCTATCTTCTTTGATGAATATTTTATGTGCCCTGCGAGGAGTTCAAGACTTTTCAAGacaccctttgtgtgtgtgtgtgtgtgtgtgtgtgtgtgtgtgtgtgtgtgtggtcgtattcacacatgtgtgcacatggtaTGTACTAATGTGTGATGCTTGgtgtacttatgtgtgtgtctgtgtgtctgtctgtctagtaTGTGACTGTGCatctgtgtctatgtctatgtatgATTTTGTGAGTGTATATGGAAATAtaagtgcatatgtgtgtgtggaaatatgtgaaagtgcatatgtgtgtgtgtgtgtgtgtgtgtgtttagcaaaAACGTTTTTAGACGGGAAAGGTCCAAGGTCAAGCTCCCCGCCGGGAGTTCAGGGCCTCCTCGGAGACATCCCGTCACAGCCACTCTTCATCCATCgcttagtcactctctctctctctcacacacacacacacacacacacacacacacacacacacacacacacacacacacacactctctcgctctctctctctctctctctctctctctctctctccacacacacacacacacacacacactctgtctctctctctctctctctctctctcacacacacacacacacacacactctctctctctttcttttgaacTAGTTCTTTACTTTCTATAAattatatttgtaatattttcactatgtctttatttccttttttttatttatgtaaagcacattgtataaaataatgaaatgaaatgtataCAAAATCATTTAACTGGCCTTGACTTCCTTTCAGGCCTTTCCTTTCGTTTGTTGTTGACTGTCTCCAGTTATGTTCAGATGCAGCTCGCCTGGTTCCTGCTCAATCACTTATTCTCCTGTTCTACCTTTTCTTTCcatcttttccctctctttcactgtgtAAAGTTATCCTTTTGCATGTCACCTGCTTTCTgcactcattctctcactctccttcatctacctttctctccatcatctACTTTTTTATTCCTTCATCAAactttctctccatcatctACCTTTTTGCTCTTTCATCTACCTTCCTGTCATTCATCTACCTTTCTCTCCATCATATATGCCTTCATCTACCTTTCTCTACATCATCTACTTTTTTGCTCCTTCATCTACCATTCTCCTTCATCTATCCACCCCCCATCATCAGAGTTGCCAGCAACGTCTTCAGTCAAGACCTGACACGTGTATTTAGTTGCTATTATTTGGCCATTGGCCCGGTCTCCAGTCTCCATGTTCTTTGTCTaacctttctgtctctctgtgcaaCGAAACCCCCATAAACCAAACAAATAAGGTCAGTAAGGTCAGGATGCTGACACGATATGCACGTTGCAATCTCTGGTGGAAATGAGAATAGCTCGCAAATgcatgtcctaaaatgaacagttTGGGCCTTTGATTATGGCTGACTGAACCACGTCCGAAGCCACATTCCATTAGTATCAATGCAGCATACAAAAATCAATTGCTGCGTCTGAGTTGCTGTGCAACCTTTATTGCCGAAGAACtttatgtttatatatgttTTGCTTATTTAATATGTttgatttatgtttatgttctaACGTCACTTTAGCTTACAGCCTCATGGGACTTATAGCTTAATTTCACCCCCAATCTGAGTAAGTGGCTCAGTTCTGGGAGAACTAGCGGTGCAAATGAGGGAATAATTCCCCCTTAATGACTTTGGGAGGTTTGTTTTGAATGTGTGAAACAGACTGATTATTTTCAGTAATTGGTATTTCAGTGCTTTCTTTTTAAATGCTGTTTTAAATAAAGGGTTTTAAAAGTCAAGTCTCTTTCTCACATAGACACTTTATTTACAGGTTCCtcatctcgctctctcactctctcacacacacacacacattctctgtctcctctctctctccctcatccttctctctctctctctttcaccctctcttgctttccctcactctatccctttcttctttccatctctctgaaGGGTACTCTCTGCCTCGCTTTTGTGAAAGGACCTGGTGTATGACGCGTTCAAATAAACCTaagcctaagtgtgtgtgtgtgtgtgtgtgtgtgtgtgtgtttgtctgtgtgtgtatgtgtgtgtgtatgtctgtgtgtgtgtgtgtgtgtgtgtgtttgtatgtctgtgtgtgtatgtgtgtgtgtatgtgtgtgtgtatgtctgtgtgtgtgtgtgtatgtctgtgtgtgtgtctgtgtgtgtgtgtgtgtgtgtgtgtctgtttgtctgtgtgtgtatgtgtgtgtctttgtgtgtgtactgtatgtctgtgtgtttgtgtgtgcgtgtgtctgtgtgtgtctgtgtgtgtgtctgtgtgtgtctgtgtgtgtgtgtttgtaacctgGAGAACATCTGTCATTTGTTTTGCTGGGTCCCTCTGACTCATCCTGGTGAATTCTCTCAAAGAGCAGAAcaccctccgtctctctctccctcatccttctctctctctctctttcaccctctcttgctttccctcactctatccctttcttctttccatctctctgaaGGGTACTCTCTGCCTCGCTTTTGTGAAAGGACCTGGTGTATGACGCGTTCAAATAAACCTaagcctaagtgtgtgtgtgtgtgtgtgtgtgtgtgtgtgtgtgtgtgcatgagtgtgtcagGGAGAAGCTAAGCCGAtttctcaatctctccctctctgatatatttatttttattatttattatctcACATaaaggcaccacacacacacatacaccacacacacaca
This window of the Alosa alosa isolate M-15738 ecotype Scorff River chromosome 7, AALO_Geno_1.1, whole genome shotgun sequence genome carries:
- the grin2bb gene encoding LOW QUALITY PROTEIN: glutamate receptor, ionotropic, N-methyl D-aspartate 2B, genome duplicate b (The sequence of the model RefSeq protein was modified relative to this genomic sequence to represent the inferred CDS: inserted 3 bases in 2 codons; deleted 4 bases in 2 codons; substituted 2 bases at 2 genomic stop codons), with protein sequence MSLGSDGLDKQDFLLLPVPPKVDLVTMNETDPKSIINRICMLMQRNWLQGVVFGDDTDQEAIAQILDFISAQTHIPILGIRGGSSMIMAAKDDNSMFFQFGPSIEQQASVMLNIMEEYDWYIFSIVTTYYPGYQDFVNRIRSTIENSFVGWELEEVLLLDMSVDDGDSKIQDKLKKLQSPVILLYCTKEEATTIFEVAHSVGLTGYGYTWIVPSLVAGDTNNVPAVYPTGMITVSYDEWDYGLEARVRDGVAIIAKATSRMMLDRGSTTLLKSSCQDTSSKKGAKTGNSNRVLRYLMNVTFEGXNLSFSEDGYQMHPKLVIILLDKERQWDKVGKWENGSLSMKYHVWPRFELYSGGEERDDHLSIVTLEEAPFVIVEDVDPLSGTCMRNTVPCRKQLKFINPARPQGIYIKRCCKGFCIDILKKIAKSVKFTYDLYLVTNGKHGKKINGTWNGMVGEVNTVSAHMAVGSLTINEERSEVIDFSVPFIETGISVMVSRSNGTVSPSAFLEPFSADVWVMMFVMLLIVSAVAVFIFEYYSPVGLPTCLPPDGREPGGPSFTIGKAIWLLWGLVFNNSVPVQNPKGTTSKIMVSVWAFFAVIFLASYTANLAAFMIQEEYVDQVTGLSDKKFQQPNTFSPPFRFGTVPNGSTERNIRNNYVEMHGYMTSFHQKNVDEALHSLKSGKLDAFIYDAAVLNYMAGRDEGCKLVTIGSGYIFATTGYGIAIQKDSGWKRQVDLAILALFGDGEMEELESLWLTGICHNEKNEVMSSQLDVDNMAGVFYMLAAAMVLSLLTFIAEHLFYWQLRFCFMGVCSGQPGLTFSISRGIYSCIHGVQIEEEKSSALHSPSATMNASMSNTHSNILRLLRTAKSMTSVPGVXRVSIGRISTRPRRPQPHRXSPPSDAAEHRRSLGPGVVGVGVGGHPDCKPPPPYLPEDGLFADVDRTFGNLHLKDTNLYQDHYLQHHHHHHHHHHQGLQGQPQQQQQGSVGGPAGLPLGMSAPLALARPHSLGSTTSLDGGGMFDSDSLGGGVAPIFTTQPRQSMTQRGGGGGGGGVGGGGGGGSKFDLIAGHQTHCEPGFKGRSPACTGXTIQGGAGSSNFLAGHERYCSGGGGGGGAGSGGDDGNVRSDTSDISTHTVTYGNLEGNAKRRKQQYHDSLRRRPASAKLRREQDADTDFGFRRRQHHHHTIHHHQHGGGHHGGRHGHGHHGRRSVSPPLERSASAKGNHSSTSYLYRGQDKESGGGRDFRDFYVDQFRAKESVSPWEHMDLNDGGVGERGGVGGGGGGGGGGANASLVPVEDFLKGKSKKTEGTKVGGGGGGGGGGGGSSSVPPGPHACWEKSLGVGGLAGGDWECRNCHSHREEEEEGGGGGGGGKAMVLHGVMGVGAGYPGMGGVGGSGGGGGGSRPTSASCKRCESCKKQPGNLYNISEDFNQSRRAANQTAAAAAASGGGVQRRKFGPGGRVLRRQHSYDTFVELQKEGAGRGGSGGGFGGGWGGGGRPGPAPGWPRSLKDKERFLEGPSPYTQMFERYAAERGDRESGSSFLGRDRGKAGGSSFSLSDRSRAGAASKLRSGAPTSREAGSGERERGLGGGFGGGGGGGGARGSGTYSLSKSLYPDKVSQNPFIPTFGDDQCLLHGHSHGHSYYVKNPQQQPQQQQSSPSPQQQPQPQQALPQQPPQPLLNNSRTDFRSPMGVTSYLPASAAAGVLSNMGPGGRYPKDMCLGGPMGNHQVGVVSAGNNKLLSGEGTLAWAGGSGGASWLHQRHAVMVKLSSIESDV